One Cupriavidus pauculus genomic window, GACGAAGTCCGCGTGCAGATCGTGCACGGTGGCGTGGGTGGCATCTCCGAGTCCGACGTCAACCTGGCGACGGCATCGAAGGCGGTCATCATCGGCTTCAACGTGCGTGCCGACGCTGGCGCGCGCAAGCTGGCCGAGCACAATGGCATCGACATCCGTTACTACAACATCATTTACGATGCGGTAGACGAGATCAAGGCAGCCATGTCGGGCATGCTCGCACCGGAGAAGCGCGAGACCACGATCGGTCAGGTGGAAGTCCGTCAGGTCTTCCGCGTGCCGAAGATCGGCGCGGTGGCCGGCTGTATGGTCACCGACGGCATGGTCAAGCGGAACTCGCTGGTGCGCGTGCTGCGCAACAACGTCGTGATCCACAGCGGCGAGCTCGATTCGCTGAAGCGCTTCAAGGACGATGTCCGCGAGGTGAAGCAGGGCTTCGAGTGCGGTCTGTCGATCAAGAACTTCAACGACGTTCAGGAAGGCGACCAGCTGGAGGTGTACGAGATCACCGAGGTGGCACGTACGCTGTAACAGCGGCAAGGCAGTGGCGGGCATGTCCCGCCACTGTGTTTTTGTAGTAGCTAGACACGCAGAACATTACAGGTTTCGATGGCCAAGAAAGGCACCATCTCTTCCCGCAACATCCGGCTCTCCGACCAGATCCAGAAGGAACTGGCCGCGATGATCCAGCGCGAGATTCGCGATCCGCGCCTGGGGCTGGTCACGCTCCAGTCGGTGGCGCTGACGCCCGATTACGCGCACGCCAAGGTCTATTTCACGGTACTGGGCGCCGAGCCCGAAGTGGCCGCCGCCATTCTCAGGGAGAAGGCCGGCTACCTGCATTCGCTGCTGTTCAAGCGTCTGCATATCCATACCGTTCCCACGCTGCATTTCCATCACGACACGTCGGTCGAGCATGCGATCGAGATGTCGAAGCTGATCAACGAAGCGAACGCCACGCGCGCGAAGGACGACGAGTAAGGCCCTTGCGCCTGCCGTCCTGATTTGCGCGTGCCGCGCGGCACGCACCTCTCCGATGACCGACTCCCAAGAGACCCGACCGGCCGGCCCGCCTCGCCCGCCCCGGCTGCCGCGTCGTGATGTGCACGGCGTGCTGCTGCTCGACAAGCCGCTGGGGCTATCCTCCAACGACGCGCTCGTGCGTGCCAAGCGTCTGCTGCGCGCCAACAAGGCCGGGCATACGGGCACGCTCGATCCGCTGGCGACGGGCCTGCTGCCGCTGTGCTTTGGCGAAGCCACCAAGTTTTCGCAGGATCTGCTCGATGCCGACAAGACCTACGAGGCCGTCGTGCGTCTGGGGCAGACGACCACCACCGGCGATGCCGAGGG contains:
- the rbfA gene encoding 30S ribosome-binding factor RbfA, with protein sequence MAKKGTISSRNIRLSDQIQKELAAMIQREIRDPRLGLVTLQSVALTPDYAHAKVYFTVLGAEPEVAAAILREKAGYLHSLLFKRLHIHTVPTLHFHHDTSVEHAIEMSKLINEANATRAKDDE